The following is a genomic window from Prunus persica cultivar Lovell chromosome G7, Prunus_persica_NCBIv2, whole genome shotgun sequence.
TGACAAAAAAAGATCTCCAGAGGGCCGCTTCCCAAGTACATAACATACACATCTCTTATTTCTAGGTAGCTTCTTTGATCATTAGtagatattattattatgatgaTTAACTTCTACTTATACAGGTATGCGGCATCTCTGTTCCTAACAATGTGATTGACATAATATTCCATGTGTTTGATGCAAATGGCGATGGTGATTTGAGTGCAAATGAGTTCGTAAGAGTTTTACAACGACGTGGAGGTGAAGTCTCAGAGACAGGCTTCAGGGGACTTCTATCTTGCTGGTTAAACTGTGCCACTATATTTGGTCAGCAAAGCTGCACCTTTAGTTTCTAAGATTATACCTGAATTACCCTTCAGCTTACATAAGCAATGTAAATGCCTCTAATCTTGCGTTGGAGTTGAAAGGATGCTGTTAGAATCCGGCTGGTTTGTTATTGAGGGGATAACATATCACAGCAGACTGGTCATACCAAAGTTTTGTATCCCCATATTGACCATTACaacttcaaagttcaaacaaatATAAGTGCACATCATCTTTGTTAATTTGTGTACAAAAAATTTCTgctaataatatatatatatatatatatatatatatatatagtaatcTCATAGTATAGTTTTTAATAAATGTAACTCCATACACTAATGTTTTCCTAGTTGAGTTTTGTGGGTTCTGGCTGCGTGAATTTTCCAAGACAGTTGTGGTTGAGAGCTTGATTATGCAGATGCTTAACATACTTCAGATGCAAATTAGGATCAAGGCACCCAATCTGCCAAAGAAAGGACTCCTTCAATGACATTGCTTAGGGATGAACATTTTAATAAGCATTAACAAGTTTGAGGAGGTCACCATAAGAGAGGCAATCCTTAGTTAGTCCTATATGAATACATGTATTCAAACTTTGTTCTTATTTAGTAGACGGTAGAGTAGATTTCAACACAAAAAATGCTAATATTTATCCCAAAATTGTGCTGATTTTGCCCAACTAACAGGCATATCATCACAGATAATTAGCATTATCATAAACAAGATAACAATGGCACCAGCATACCATTGAAAAACATTTGATTGAATAAGCACATCCAGTGATGAAATATGAcactactactactactactactactactgCTTGAAGCCGTAACATTTATGGTCTTCGTTGTCTATTTACACACAAAACTTAGAAATGCATATCATATGCATGTCAATTTCATCCAGTGATGAAATAAGACATTACATACAAAAGCACATACATAAATGCGGTGGAAGCAGACCATACCAATCAAGAGATAAGGCTCCAAGTCATCCAAAAATTATCTCCGAGAATCTAATAAGCAGCACTGCTAATCTATCATAGCAAGTAAGAGCGACTACAAGCGCAATCAAAGAATTCATCTTCTCAGGCTTACCCGACTCAGGTGGGCGGCAAGTACATCCCTCATCCTCTCACCACTCTCATCCACCTGTCCATGGAAAACAGGAAGCTCCTCCTCCCTTGAGCTCTTCACATTGTCATCTGGCATGGGCTCACTACACTTGATGAGAAAATTATGCAGCAGGCACCCTGTAACAATAACGAATGGCAGAAACTCGACACACTCTTCCTTCCACTGCCTAGACAGAAGCTGCCACCGAGCCCGAACCCTCCCAAATGCGGTGTCAACCAACCCCATTGCGCGACTATGTACCGAATTAAACGCCTTCTCCAATGAACCAAAGCTATCCGCCTCATCCGATCTTATATAAGGTGTTAAAAGCCATGGTAAAAGAGGGAAGCAAGAGTCCCCCAATATGTATTGAGGAATGGCCTTGCCATTACCAAGCTCATAAACAGGACCATTCAGCAAGTCCCTAGATTCCTCTACACCCAAATAAAGTTTAGTCTGACGGAAAATGGATTCGAGTTTCATGGCGCTGGGCCATCCGGCCGAGACATCAAGGAACCTCCCCTCAGAGTCCACCAATGCCTGAACCAACAAAGACCCATTTGGCCCCAACACTTCACCACCAACCCCAAACCTCCcaaaccccaaaaccccaCAACAATTCGGCAGCGAAATCCACCCGAAACCCCCCACAATCCGGGCTATATCAGACCGGAACTCGAACAAGTTACCTAATTTATCGCTCACCGCCTTACAGACGGCGAAAAAGGCTCGGCAGGCCTCCACCGAGTCGAGCCCGAAGCGCCTTCCCACAGCCTTGTAGCTCGCGCCGTGGGCTAAACGGTAAATTGCAGCAGCCAGAACGAAATTGGGTGGAATTGAAGGGATTGTGGAGTTGAGAAAtggggagaggagagagaggaggatggAGAAGGAGTGTTCGGACATGCGGAAGGTGTAGGACCACCGTGAGTCGAAGTTTCTGCTGGCGGAGGTAGCGGAGAGGAAGCGGCTGAACCAGCATtctagtggtggtggtggcggccgTAGTGGTGGTTGCGGTGGTGGGTTCGGGAAGCAGAGGAGGGTGGAGagggaggtggaggtggaggagagaAGGGTttctagggttagggtttgggAGGGCAGAAGGAGAAGGTCGTTTTGGGAGAGGAAGGAGTGGGCCAGTGAGGTGGCGGTGGCTACGAGACTTACGAGGTGGTGTTGACTGAGGGGCTTCTTGTTGTGTCGTTTCTTGTTTTTGGCCTTGCCTTTGGTGGTGCTCTTAGCTGCTCTGCCGCCACCGCCGCCGGCAGCCATTGGTGGTGGACTTTGAAGTTTGATTACTACGAGTGAGAGATGTTGACACGCAGAGTTTGGGAAGCATATAACTCTGTAAGTGCAGATCACTATgacgtttttcttttcttctttcctcttgGCCCTTCCTAAAGCAAGCATTTTGCCAACGGCCACTTGTTAGTGCTTATTGCTATTCTCCACCCCCCAgtattatctatatatataaagtaaaaggcagagaatggtgaaacatttaaaataccagaaaatgcctttggttaatgcaaacattaagaattcaaattattaattaaatgaggataatatggtaaattcacacttttcatatttaaaaaaattaaaagaaaaagaaaaagcagataatggatcctatttttatggaacacaactacccattatcttttttaattctaaaataaatttatttatttttttaaaaaaacctctcgcaagcgcggaagcgcgtgcagagaggctagtaattTAGAAAAGGGtgatgctagggagaccaactttagataccaacttgtgtaccaactctctaatagaggtggagcccaccaatacaatgggtctcacactctattagagagttggtacacaagttggtatctaaagttggtctccctagcatNNNNNNNNNNNNNNNNNNNNNNNNNNNNNNNNNNNNNNNNNNNNNNNNNNNNNNNNNNNNNNNNNNNNNNNNNNNNNNNNNNNNNNNNNNNNNNNNNNNNNNNNNNNNNNNNNNNNNNNNNNNNNNNNNNNNNNNNNNNNNNNNNNNNNNNNNNNNNNNNNNNNNNNNNNNNNNNNNNNNNNNNNNNNNNNNNNNNNNNNNNNNNNNNNNNNNNNNNNNNNNNNNNNNNNNNNNNNNNNNNNNNNNNNNNNTTCATGGTCATTGACGAAGTCTCCCCCTACAATGGCCATTCtgggaagcccatggatcgaCAAGATCAATGCCATCACCTCCGCCCACACATCAGAAGATCTGCTACCCAATCCCAAGGGGCGGTCTCAGCTTGATTTAACAGACGATCAGACAACATCGAGGAAATGCTCAGCACCAAGGGCAGC
Proteins encoded in this region:
- the LOC18769084 gene encoding protein ALP1-like, with product MLALGRAKRKEEKKNVIVICTYRVICFPNSACQHLSLVVIKLQSPPPMAAGGGGGRAAKSTTKGKAKNKKRHNKKPLSQHHLVSLVATATSLAHSFLSQNDLLLLPSQTLTLETLLSSTSTSLSTLLCFPNPPPQPPLRPPPPPLECWFSRFLSATSASRNFDSRWSYTFRMSEHSFSILLSLLSPFLNSTIPSIPPNFVLAAAIYRLAHGASYKAVGRRFGLDSVEACRAFFAVCKAVSDKLGNLFEFRSDIARIVGGFGWISLPNCCGVLGFGRFGVGGEVLGPNGSLLVQALVDSEGRFLDVSAGWPSAMKLESIFRQTKLYLGVEESRDLLNGPVYELGNGKAIPQYILGDSCFPLLPWLLTPYIRSDEADSFGSLEKAFNSVHSRAMGLVDTAFGRVRARWQLLSRQWKEECVEFLPFVIVTGCLLHNFLIKCSEPMPDDNVKSSREEELPVFHGQVDESGERMRDVLAAHLSRIGCLDPNLHLKYVKHLHNQALNHNCLGKFTQPEPTKLN